The Haloprofundus salinisoli region AGTCGACTCTTCGCGCGCGCGACTACGTCGGACTCGGCGTCCGAGCCTGCGAGAGGTACGCCGCGAAGTCCGTCGTGGTGATGATACCGATGAGGTCGTCGCCGTCGACGACCGGCAGGTGATGGAAGCCGTGTTCGATCATACTGTCGGCGACGTCTCTGATCGGCGTCTGCGCGGTCGTCGTGATGGGGTCGCGCGACATGTACGCCGACACCGGAGTCTCGTCTTTCGGTTGTCGCTCGGCGACGATCTGGACGAAGTCGGTGGAGGTGAGGATGCCTTCGAGATGGTTCTCCTCGTCGACGACGAGCACCGAGCCGATGTCGCTGTCCATCATCGTCTTGGCCGCCTCCTCGACGAGCGTGTCGGGCGTGACCGTGCACAGCGACGTTGACATCAGCCGAGCGGCGAAGATATCGTCCATGAAGTATCATCGGTTGTATAAGTGATAAGAGTTGTCGTGGCGGAAGCACCCGACGGCTCGCGTGCCGACGGGGCCGCCACGACGGTCCGGAACGTAACGACGAACGGTTACGCGTCCCCACCAGACCGAAGGGATGTTAGTGCTCGGTCCCCTGCAATCCGACAATGAGTACGCAGGAGTCGTACCCCATCGACGTCGACGCGATCCGCGAGGACTTTCCCATCCTGAAGCGGAAGGTCGGCGGCGACGTGACGATACCCGGTCCCGACGAGGGCGACGACACGCCGTTGGTCTACCTCGACAACGGCGCGACGAGTCAGAAGCCCGACCAGGTCGTCGACGCCATCGCCGACTACTACCGCACCTACAACTCGAACGTCCACCGCGGCATCCACCACCTCAGTCAGGAAGCGTCGGTGGCGTACGAGGAAGCACACGACCGCGTCGCGGAGTTCATCGGCGCGGAGGGTCGAGAAGAGGTCATCTTCACGAAGAGCACCACCGAGAGCGAGAACCTCGTCGCCTACGCGTGGGGGCTGAACGAACTCGGCCCCGACGACAGCGTCGTCCTCACGCAGATGGAGCACCACGCCTCGCTCGTCACGTGGCAGCAGATCGGCAAGAAGACGGGCGCTGACGTCCGATTCATCCGCGTCGACGACGAGGGCCGACTCGACATGGACCACGCGCGCGAACTCGTCGACGACTCGACGAAGATGGTGAGCGTCGTCCACGTCTCGAACACGCTTGGAACGATTAACCCGGTCTCGGAGCTCGCCGACCTCGCGCACGACCACGGCGCGTACATCTTCGTCGACGGCGCGCAGTCGGTGCCGAACCGACCGGTCGACGTGCAGGCCATCGACGCCGACTTCTTCGCTTTCTCTGGGCACAAGATGTGCGGCCCGACCGGTATCGGCGTCCTCTACGGGAAGCAGGAGATTCTCGAAACGATGGAGCCGTATCTGTACGGCGGCGACATGATTCGGCGCGTCAGCTACGACGACGCCTCGTGGGAGGACCTCCCGTGGAAGTTCGAAGCCGGCACGCCCGTCATCGCTCAGGGAATCGGCCTCCACGCCGCCATCAACTACCTCGACGACATCGGGATGGAGAACATCCAGGCCCACGAGGAGCAACTGGCCGAGTACGCCTACGACGAACTGACCGCGTTCGACGACGTGGAGATCTACGGCCCGCCGGGCGACGACCGCGGCGGCCTCGTCGCGTTCAACCTCGACGGCGTCCACGCCCACGACCTTTCCAGCATCGTCAACGACTACGGCGTCGCCATCCGCGCGGGCGACCACTGTACGCAACCGCTGCACCAGACGCTCGGCATCGCGGCCTCCACGCGCGCGTCGTTCTATCTGTACAACACGCGCGAGGAGATAGACGTCTTGGTCAACGCAGTGGACGAGGCGCGACAGCTGTTCGGCTGATTCTGGGTCACTGAATCGCAGTCTCTTCTACGACGACCGGGACGACCGCTTCGTAGGTTCGACTCAACCACTCGACGGTTGAGTGGACTTCTCTGGGTGCAACTTCGACTACCTCGTCGAGGGTGACGTTCGGTTCGAAGACGACTCTCCCCTCGCGGTCCAGCGACGACTGGAGCGCGAGTATGATGGTTCGTTCGTCGTCGACGTACACGACGCCGCTACTCCCCAGGCCCTCTACGCCGTCTCCAAGCCGCTTTTTCGTCACGTCGAGTGCGCTCCACAGTGCTAGTTCGGCCGCCTTCCCGCCAGCTAACGTCTTGTACGACGTGGTACCGTATCTGGCGACACGGCCACCTCCACCTATCGCCGCCGGATACCGGAACTCGCCCGTCTCCTCGTCGTAGTCGAACCGTTCGGGGTGGTCCTCTTCGACGACGCGCGACACGGAGATGGACTCGCCGCGAGCGGGGACCGTACTTTCGAGGACCATACGCTCGGTACAATCGTCTGGAGAATGAGCGTTCCGCCCTCGTCGATCAGCAGTTGGCTCGAACGCGTCGCTTATCCCGCCTCGCCCGACACCGATTACTCATGACCGAGCGCACCTGCTACGCCTGCGGCGCGACGGCCGACGCCCCCGCGACGCACTGTGACTGCGGCGAACCGCTGTGGCTCGACAGCGACCCCCTCGACTTCGACTGGAACGCCGTCGTCGACGACCCGGGGATGTGGCGCTACGCCGAGTTGCTTCCGTTCGAGTCACCTGGCGGCGTCGCCGACGCGG contains the following coding sequences:
- a CDS encoding CBS domain-containing protein — encoded protein: MDDIFAARLMSTSLCTVTPDTLVEEAAKTMMDSDIGSVLVVDEENHLEGILTSTDFVQIVAERQPKDETPVSAYMSRDPITTTAQTPIRDVADSMIEHGFHHLPVVDGDDLIGIITTTDFAAYLSQARTPSPT
- the sufS gene encoding bifunctional cysteine desulfurase/selenocysteine lyase SufS; translated protein: MSTQESYPIDVDAIREDFPILKRKVGGDVTIPGPDEGDDTPLVYLDNGATSQKPDQVVDAIADYYRTYNSNVHRGIHHLSQEASVAYEEAHDRVAEFIGAEGREEVIFTKSTTESENLVAYAWGLNELGPDDSVVLTQMEHHASLVTWQQIGKKTGADVRFIRVDDEGRLDMDHARELVDDSTKMVSVVHVSNTLGTINPVSELADLAHDHGAYIFVDGAQSVPNRPVDVQAIDADFFAFSGHKMCGPTGIGVLYGKQEILETMEPYLYGGDMIRRVSYDDASWEDLPWKFEAGTPVIAQGIGLHAAINYLDDIGMENIQAHEEQLAEYAYDELTAFDDVEIYGPPGDDRGGLVAFNLDGVHAHDLSSIVNDYGVAIRAGDHCTQPLHQTLGIAASTRASFYLYNTREEIDVLVNAVDEARQLFG